The Elaeis guineensis isolate ETL-2024a chromosome 12, EG11, whole genome shotgun sequence sequence GTTCCATAAATCAGACATAACAGTGGTTTTACTTATTGACTATTACGAGTCTGTTTTTTTTTTAAGGTTAGGAATGTGGCTTCAAAGATGACAAGGGGAGGCCACTCACCAATATATCAAAAGAACCAATTTTACAAGTATTAATCAAAGATTacaaattgattcaagacttattGAGATCATATGAAGAGGAAAAGAGGAAAATGTTGATCATGGTAAAGATAGGGTAGGAATGTAGTTCTTTAGAACAATTGGAGGATGCAAACATAAATTCACTGGGTAGAGGGGAGTCATTTATAGTACACTATGATTAAAAGGTACAAGATAGAAACCATGTGACTTTGCcatatttatagatttttttgaaGGATGAACTACTGCGTTTTTAGCTTTGCTAAAATGAGTGAGTTCTCAAGTTGAATGCTAATGTAAAAACACTTTTGATGGGAGTTAACAGGTATCATTAACTATGAAACTATTGCACTGAAAAGGGTAATATATTCGCAGAACGTGCCGGACAATGAGAAAATTGACAGTGACCATAAGGTCAAGATGATGGAGATGGAAGAACATGAGAAGGAAAGATGaaaataaactaaattttgaTAAGGAGAGGTGGATGTTTTTGATTTCTACATGCATACATTATTTTGGATAATGCTTCCATAAGACCTCATGTATTCTTTCAAGATTAACCCTTCTAACAATCATAAATAGAACTAATTATTAAACGAGGAAGGTAGGAGTGAAAAATAAACCAAGGTTTGGATGATAGAGATGTCTTTGAGGAAGACCAAACTGATAATCATAACCAGGTAAAGCTTTTCTCACGCAATTGTCTTAGGCAAGGGTGGAAAGTAAACCAAGTTTTGGTTGATAAAGATGCCTTTGAGGAAGACCAAACTGAAATAATCACAACCAGGCAAAAGCTTTTTTCAAGCAATTGCCTTAAAGGATTTTCACGGTAATCAAGAGGCtacatgatcactagaaaatctaGGGAGCACCCTAGCACATGAAGAGCTGATTAGTTACTTATTTGCTATGTATGGCTAAACCATTTTGATCCTCCGCATTTTGTCCTGGACTGGAACTTGCTTTCTCTTGTGCATTCCCTAGCTGGTAGTTCTCATGGTTAAAGAGTTATTACAGAGTTTATCTTTTGATTGATGCCTTGGAGATGGTTGTGTTTCCTTTATCGGACCTTACCTCCTCTTCTCTCTTATGCACCTTCCAAGTCTTGGGAGAAAAAGGGTTTTTCCCTTGGTTTCATGTGTGCTGATTGCATAACTAACGGGCCAGGTCTGCACTTGCCTGCTAGCCTTTTAGGTGTCATGACTGCTCCTCATGTCAAATTAACTTGTTCCAAAATCTGACATCAATCCACAATAAGTTTACATTACGTCAAGTGGGTTGCGAATCCTTTCAAACTCTTTTGGACAATAGCTCTAAGCTGACTTCTGATGCGGAGATGGGACAAGGTTGGGGCTTGAGTTACTCCACAGGTATCCCAGAACCAGGTTGTCAAGGATAAGCAATGACTTTGATAACAATTGTCATTTCGACTTCATATGATGTCTTGAAGAACAGCTAATATTTTACCGGATGCTCCATAAGGCCGGAACGGGCAACTAGCATTTTAGCCGTCATTGGGCATGGCAGTTTTAGTAAACTGCTCGCCGTGCATCATGTGATgccatgaaaatattttttattagaattTGTTTTGTTTTGGCTGTAGGTAACAGGTACGGGAAGTAATTCTTATGCAATCGCTTTATTTGAATCTGACAGGTGAGGCCATATCCACGGCGTGCATTCACTGAGGGAGAAAGTGAGCTTTCACTCGGTCAACTGGGCCTGACTGGCAAGCAAGAAGCGTTATTCTTAGAGTTAATCTAGAAGTGTTATCTGAGAAACAAAAGGTGTACACAATGGCAAGCAGAGGTAGCTAAACATgccatttgaaatttgaaattattgtGGTATTTGATAGAGGTGCCCAAAAGGAATCAAGAGATGACACTCAACGGAAGCTGTGGGGATCAAAGGCTCGAACTCATTGCTTGCTGAATGATTTTCCTATTGATGAGATCTCAGTGCTCTTCCAGCCAAGTTTTGTGTCTGTTTCTATCGTCTAGATAGCAACTCTGATGTATACAGGCAAATAACTCATACCAAAGCAGATAACATGATCCATGCTGGCTACATAAAAAAGGGAGAAAGGACAGTTTAGTTTCTTTTCCAGTCATTAAACAACATGGTGATTttgctacccaaaaaaaaaaaagaacatggtGATTCCGTTATGGTTGTGGATTTATACtgtcatttattttgaaaatacagGAGTGAAAAAAGTGGCAATAGCAGCCAAGGTGGTCTGCTCGAATGTAGGATACTTGGCAATTCAAGGCAATTCAAACTCATTTAGGATTTGTTTAGATGATTGGGTTGAAAATTTCATTGGATTCATTGACAGGGCTGGTTGGGGTTGGATAATATGAGTATAGGTGGGGTTAGGGCTATATCCATAAGCATCCCGGAATGATTTTGGAGCGAGTTGGTTCGAATCTCGTAGGAAAAAAATTtcaggtctttttttttttttttaatgagattTGGGTCCATTTAATCTAAAGCTATTTTTGGTAGTCCAGCTTGTGATCCTATTTTGTAATTGGTtatattgacttaatccaataaTTTGATGGATTTTTAGCCCAATCATTCAAATAGGTCTTTGAGGTCTGTTTAGATGATTGAGTTGAAAATTCTATAGAATTGGGACAGAATCAACAGTAAGATCATAAGGTTATGCAGGTTGCATTGGGTCTATATTCAGGAATGATTTGGGCCGGTGGGTGCTTTTTCTACTGATCTTGTTGGTGGTTCTGATCCAATCTTCCAATGGTCCAAACAATTAATAGTTTATAGGATGAAAGGCAGCTGTAGCTTGGTTGTAGGTCTGTAAGAGACTGGTTCAAGTAAGTCCAACAATGAAATTGGATTCAAATATTTGAATGTCTGGAGGAGTGGTCTTGGTTCAAGCTCATACTCCTATAGAGATGGAGTGTCTGAGCTATTTTTGTAGCTTATCTCCTCAATGCAGACAAACTACTTAAAGATAATATTTGGTTGTTGGAGATGCAGGTTAAGCTTGGAGACTTGGCCAGATGGGAATGAAATTTTGTCATCTCGTAGGGCGGAGGCGGACTGGAATCTTCTGGATTAAAAATCCATACATAATGATGGACAGAAACAAAAATTAGAATAATATATTCTCGCTAGGATAAAGAGACTTCCAATTTATTGAATGAAGCGGAAAAGAATTGTTGTCACACTTTTTCCTCTCGCCGCTTTGTGCGGTGGTGGACGTCACGAAGGCAAAATGCTCCACATCAGTTCACCTAGCCTATGGGCTCTTGTAGCAGTTCCTTGTGCTACTGCTTGTGCCGGTTGATTGCTTCGTCACACAGCTTAAAACTGGAGGCACTGGATTATGTAACAGGAGGCACTAGTTAGCTTGCCACCCAATGAGGTATATGGAAACGGGTGGTAGGTTATAAGGATGGTTTGAAACTACATCGTAACTAAGAATCTGTTTACCATTGTTTTtattcttatttcttatttttaaaataaaatcatataACTTAGATGccattacttttattttttaaatattagttttattatttctagaaaaataattcttagtgttattatttttaaaattaaaaaactcTTGATTTTTTGCCATTACTGCTAATGAGTTCAACAGCCATTACATCGTTGCCATCACCTCCACTATAATTATTGCTACGACTACTACCATCATCCCTCCTATAACTCACCATATCTTGGCTGCTACAACCAACcactataattatatttttaaaaatttaaaaataaaataaaataaaatttttatttttatttctgaaAATAACAAAACAAAAgtgatgccaaaaaaaaaaaaatgtttgctttTGGATTTGTATCTCTTTATAATAAGGAATATTATAGTCTGATGAATTTTCAAGGAGTTGAACCTGCACATTTCAACGCTAATACTGCAGATGATCTACAAAATCTGCTTAACTTGTGCGGTTCGGAAACTGATTTAAAGACGGACAACTTAATCACCTTTTTACAGGCCAATTCCAATTCACTAGCTACGCTTAGCTTAACGTTGCtgatcccccctctctctctctctctctctctctctctctctctctgtgtgtgtgtgtgtgtgtgcgcgcgcgtgtgtgtctgtgtgtgtttCAGTATCCAAAAAAGATACGAGAGCCAGGAAGCTCAATGAAAGTaccgttaaaaaattataattcaatgAACCATATACTTCTCTACAGCACTtcaatgatgaatgcttcttttaGTTAGCAGATCCAGTCGATTGTCATTGGGTTTGGTTAGAGATTGACCAATTTGCCTTCACAGCAATCAAAAGCTTCTCCCTTTGCAGCGGGCCGTCTTCATGGTCCACAATTCGACTATTCCAACTCATGCCATCTGTAATGCTCTTGATCCTGACCAGAATATCCACATCATCTCTAAAGATCACCGTGCCTTCTGGCCTTAAGATCCTGTCCATCTCCAACAAAATATCCTCCATCTCACATCTGAATGGCAGTTTGTAGCATGTTAGGATCAAtccatactaaaaaaattttaggtcGCAACATCCTTAACTACCTGTCTTTGTAAAGGGTGAACACGGAGTCAGCATGAAGGAGATCATAGGTCCTGGGATAAGTAGACATAGCTTCACACCTACAACCAAAGGAAACATATATGATATAAAGAATCACAGGAGGAATAAACACAGCACCTCCTTCAAACTGAGAACTCACCAATCGTGATATGTTCCAATTAATCCACGCTCATAGATGACTCCAAGGGTGTCAATCTTAGCAACAGTCGGAACAATGTTCATGACCCACACTGGGTCATCAATCATGGCAGCTGCAAATCCTCCAAGCCCTGAATTCATGTCGAGTAGATTGCGATGCGTCCCTTTCTGCGTTAATTCTGTACTTGCTGCCTTGCAGTACCTGACTCTCCTCTTCCACAGCTCAGTATCCTGCAAGAACATCTGGGGTGTAACACCACTGATGCTTCCACTACTGATCCTTGGTGGCACTGCCATTAGTCTCTTGGGCCATTTCTCCAGTTCTCCTCCTGCTTTCTCTTGCATTCCTGCCACCTTAGGTAGGGGAGTGATGCAAGCTCCCATTTTTGTGTACCTTAATAGAATTCAGTCAAAACTTATTAACATTGGCTCAAGCAAAAGGTCAAGTGGATAAGTTTCGTAGCCACAAGAAGCATACCATGCAGCATCTGGTTCTTGAGCTGAGCAGAACCCTGGCATCAGGGAGGCCTTTCGGGATGCATTGCATCCGATATGGTTAGCAGGCTTCTGCCAGATCGCAATGTCTTCCTTCTCCTTCAGCTTCTTCCAGCAGAGGCTCCTTGCGATGGCTTCGATGGTGGATTGCAAAGCACTTAGATCTTTCTGTTTCATGTGCCAGCCTTTCCAGTGTTGCTTCCAATTGATTGGAGGGCCTGATAGAATCCAGTACCCCCCAGGTCGAAGGATTCGGTCGATCTCCATCAGGTAGAGCCCATCTGTATTGAAGCACAAGGATTGTAAACATTTGCAATGGTGATTATTAGAGGCCAAAGGAGATCAAAAGGTGGTGGAAGAGGGAAGTGAGATGGGTAGTACCATAGAGGTGCCATGGAATGAGGCAGCGAGAGCAATGGGCCATGTCGAAGGCCCTCGAGGGGTAAGGGAGGCGATCGGCGGCGAAGATGCCGAGCATTGCAGGGAGGCCGCGCTCGAGGGCGAGTTGGACCTGAGCCTTGTGACTGTCCCTTGGTGCAAAGGACATGGTAAGGATGTTCTGAGATAGAAGGTAAGCTCCCCAGCTAGCTACCTTTACAATATAATAAGTAATCTATAACATTCAACCGAAAcatagaagaagaaagaagaagatttgAAATATTGATTTTTCCTTGTGTTTCCATCCTTTTTTCCATTGGAAGCCAGAAGGAAAGAAGGAGGCTTCAATGCATGCATGTAAATTGTTTTTGACCAATTTACTCagaaaacaaatttttttttttgaccaacTATGCATTTGAACTGTTCATGGATGGCCCTTGCAAATTTGGTACTTGGAAAAGGGCAAAGCTGAAAATATCTAAATTCAGGATAATAATAAAGGGGAGTCAGAAAAATTATTAGGTAGAATCATTCTATCATGTAGGAtatagataaattcaataaaaactCTATATACTAATTGATTGACCATGATTAACCATCATTTAGTAGAAAACTGTTAATAACTTAAAAGTTTTTATTGACTGTAtaataaagagatgaattatattttgaattaaaaataaaatgggGCTCATCATGTTTTTAAGAAAATTGCTATATGCAAAGAGATGAAAAGGAGAGTTGTGAGGCCACtatagggagaaaaaaaagatcatgaTTTTCTAATTAATTATGAGGTATATATTTATTCCTTGGAATGAATTAATAAAGTAAAAGCTTTGATCAGTTACCTTCCATAGAACTTCAAATAGCACAGCTATCAATATTCGGAATATTTTTCGGCCATGCTTCCTACCAGCCCCACAATTtagtaaatttaaaaatatattttcatagcTTTAAAaggatttttttcatcaattctCTTTTGCTGTATGCCAACTATGAGAGGAATTCTAATGGTACTAGGATCGGACCTATAAACCGGCAGCCATCTTTGGTCCACAACATGGATCCGCAGCAATGGACATTTATTTGCACTTGAGTGGAGGGGTAGAAATTGTTTTTCTTGGTAATTAGAAATGGCTAGTTGTTTAGCAGGATAACTTATCAATAAtgatgatatgcaactatggttaCAATGTTTCAGGGAATTTACCCCTCAGCTTTTGTTTGGATGTTAGTTTAATGTTTAGCCCATACAAATTAGTATCTTGTATTTACTTCTCATACAAATTGCACACTTCACATATACATAATTAGACATAGTTTAAATATAATTATGTTTGTTCTACAAACAGATATTCCAACTATTTGAATGGAAGAGGGATCAAGCATAGAAGGAAAttgaaattttacaaagaaaaaggTTCATCAAAATTGAGGACTACGAATGAATTTTCCATTGAGAGGTGTTAAGGTTAAAATGGCATTCAAGTTGAAGGGAAGTTGAGCTAACGTCTtcgtaatatataattttttttttctttcttccaaaAGAATTTTAGAAATTCATCAAGCTTCACAAATACTGTTGAATAATTAAGATTAGCCTTTAATTATTCTAATGATAATAATATTGATATAGGGGATAAAATTGATTGTCCAAATTTTCATCAATATAATATTAGAGTATGTAGATTTTTTTTGTTACAGAAATCTCCATGCTCTTACTGGCTAATATACGTATCATCCTATGGTCTGAATTTTACCTCTCGGATGCTACACATACAAGAAGGTATGGAGGAATACATGCCCAGGATTATGGTATTCTCAATTATGCTGATTTTCTTTCTATAATCTCAAAAATATCAGGAAACAATTTCATCtctcccaaaatttttttttttttttgataaaactccCAAAACTTCCTTGAAACACATGTTTCTATCTAAACCATCAAGgataaaattagtattttgattCCTAATAAACCATCCATAACtatatttgatacaaaaaaaaaatactgggTTTGCCTCATGGACGTGATTATTATGTAAATGTAGCAGCATCCAAAATATAATAGTAATTCGTTTGCCAAAACGAGCATAAAATAATAACATTAAAAACAAGTAGAAGCGGTAGAGCCATTCCATtccattccaaaaaaaaaaaaagaaaaaaaaaagaaaagaaaaggggaagaggaagaaataagaataagaagaataagaataaataaacaaataaatcaaGGAACTAAACTCACCCCGCATCCCGTGTCCAGCGCAGTCCTGATGGACCCATCATGGAGAGGAATCAGCCGTCCGATCTCCTTGATATATGAGTCCGCTCCCCGAGGAAACGTCGTCCCGCCGCCGGGGAACCGGAAGCGGTCGCCCTCCACGCGGACCCAGCTCTGGTTCCCCTTCTCCGCCACCAACTTCTTGTACGGCACGTTCGCGAACCACGCCGCGTCCCGGCTCTCCGGCCACGGCAGCGGCCGCCGGTACCCCGCCGGCGGCGGCACCAGGCATCGAAGGAGCTCGTTCTTCGCCGGGCAGTGCCGCTCCATGTGGGCGTGCCGCGCGCGCGGGAATCTCAACGATCGGCTGTGGTCGTGGCAGGGGGTGTAGTCGGTGTACATTGCGTCGCAAACAGGGAAGTGGCGGCCGCCACCGGCGGCGGAGGTGGAGATGGTGGTATTGGTGGTGGTGTTGGAGGAgacagaggaggaggagaaaggggCGGCGCCGCCGCCGGAGGTGCGCTGAAAGGCGGCGAGGAGGTAGGAGGCGGAGCAGAGTAAGGCGAGGAGGAGGAAGGGGAAGaggtcgggagtcttcttctctggatTGGAGAGACGGGTGGTCGTGGTTGTGACTTTGAGCATCGTCGTCGTTGAGAAGTGCTCTActtctttcttcttgttttttttttttttggatgctttGGTTGGAAGTTTGAGGCAATGGAGGAGGGGAGGTGAAGGGACGAGGGAGATTGGGATTGGCGCGGGgttgtaaaataaatttttttctctgatcagattaaaaaatatataaataataaaataatatttattcaaatttttaagattaCTTTATATTttcaactatttatataaataatttttaattataaaaatataataatattatatattaataatataatttaattg is a genomic window containing:
- the LOC105054679 gene encoding LOW QUALITY PROTEIN: probable methyltransferase PMT15 (The sequence of the model RefSeq protein was modified relative to this genomic sequence to represent the inferred CDS: substituted 1 base at 1 genomic stop codon) — its product is MLKVTTTTTRLSNPEKKTPDLFPFLLLALLCSASYLLAAFQRTSGGGAAPFSSSSVSSNTTTNTTISTSAAGGGRHFPVCDAMYTDYTPCHDHSRSLRFPRARHAHMERHCPAKNELLRCLVPPPAGYRRPLPWPESRDAAWFANVPYKKLVAEKGNQSWVRVEGDRFRFPGGGTTFPRGADSYIKEIGRLIPLHDGSIRTALDTGCGVASWGAYLLSQNILTMSFAPRDSHKAQVQLALERGLPAMLGIFAADRLPYPSRAFDMAHCSRCLIPWHLYDGLYLMEIDRILRPGGYWILSGPPINWKQHWKGWHMKQKDLSALQSTIEAIARSLCWKKLKEKEDIAIWQKPANHIGCNASRKASLMPGFCSAQEPDAAWYTKMGACITPLPKVAGMQEKAGGELEKWPKRLMAVPPRISSGSISGVTPQMFLQDTELWKRRVRYCKAASTELTQKGTHRNLLDMNSGLGGFAAAMIDDPVWVMNIVPTVAKIDTLGVIYERGLIGTYHDWCEAMSTYPRTYDLLHADSVFTLYKDRCEMEDILLEMDRILRPEGTVIFRDDVDILVRIKSITDGMSWNSRIVDHEDGPLQREKLLIAVKANWSISNQTQXQSTGSAN